A DNA window from Xyrauchen texanus isolate HMW12.3.18 chromosome 6, RBS_HiC_50CHRs, whole genome shotgun sequence contains the following coding sequences:
- the LOC127645816 gene encoding vesicle-associated membrane protein-associated protein A-like: MSKLEQILVLDPPNDLKFKGPFTDVVTANLKLKNPSDRKVCFKVKTTAPRRYCVRPNSGIIDPGATVIISVMLQPFEYDPNEKSKHKFMVQTIFAPATIADAETMWKDARPDDLMDSKLRCVFELPNENDKLNDVDAAAKAAPALGSSKADGLTAPKPMSAALDDSEMKKILEECKRLQMEVGKLNEENRQLKDDGLRQRKSQRSDHMTTNSNSLIGRESTTSSLPSLLVVIAAIFIGFFLGKFIL, from the exons ATGTCCAAATTGGAGCAGATCCTTGTCCTAGATCCTCCGAACGACCTGAAATTCAAAG GTCCGTTCACAGATGTCGTCACTGCTAACCTTAAGTTAAAGAACCCGTCAGACAGGAAAGTATGTTTCAAAGTGAAGACCACAGCTCCACGCAGATACTGCGTACGACCAAACAGTGGCATCATCGACCCCGGGGCCACAGTCATTATCTCAG TTATGCTGCAGCCGTTTGAGTATGATCCCAATGAGAAAAGTAAACACAAGTTCATGGTACAGACAATCTTTGCACCCGCAACCATCGCAGACGCAGAAACCATG TGGAAAGACGCGAGACCTGATGATCTCATGGATTCTAAACTGAGATGTGTGTTCGAGCTGCCCAATGAAAACGATAAACTG AACGATGTCGATGCTGCTGCTAAAGCCGCGCCAGCGCTCGGCTCTTCTAAAGCGGACGGTCTGACGGCACCAAAACCCATGAGCGCCGCTCTGGACGACTCTGAGATGAAGAAGATTCTGGAAGAATGCAAACGACTGCAGATGGAGGTTGGCAAACTGAACGAGGAAAACCGCCAGCTCAAG GATGACGGTTTGAGACAGCGAAAGTCTCAACGCAGCGACCACATGACGACTAACTCCAACTCCCTGATTGGACGCGAATCCACCACCAGCTCACTTCCCTCGCTCCTGGTCGTCATAGCAGCCATCTTCATCGGATTCTTCCTCGGAAAGTTCATCCTGTAG